In Macadamia integrifolia cultivar HAES 741 chromosome 1, SCU_Mint_v3, whole genome shotgun sequence, a single window of DNA contains:
- the LOC122085606 gene encoding protein SENSITIVE TO PROTON RHIZOTOXICITY 1 encodes MDLKERLCPEAWTKSSLGNESSNYGIGPQRPFSEFNLPSGTSLRNSENQVKIPDRMNVQTTEMAIDANKLQGWDPRTMLTNLTFLEQKIHQLQDLVHLIVGRGGRVLGRPDEIAAQQQQLVTADLTSIIVQLISTAGSLLPSAKNNMLAANPFIGQLGNTNTSGIRCPSSLGMNDDAMPQSNGGIKEFDHSDHTESMGNSGPEQNHTGQSHHSVSPIEEHDSKDDEEGGDGENLPPGSYEVLQLEKEEILAPHTHFCVICGKGFKRDANLRMHMRGHGDEYKTPAALAKPNKETSSEPMLIRRYSCPFTGCKRNKEHKKFQPLKTILCVKNHYKRTHCDKSYICSRCNCKRFSVIADLKTHEKHCGRDKWLCSCGTTFSRKDKLFGHVALFQGHTPAVPYDENKGTPGSAEQGESNEVTTETPRERNTGFNISSSASSGNGDQNIVDVKSSVDDPTGYFSTMNFDTCNFGGFHEFPRPPFDVPDTSFSFLLSGSCNYIQKSGGTSGSDALN; translated from the coding sequence ATGGATCTCAAAGAAAGGCTTTGTCCAGAAGCCTGGACAAAGTCTTCTCTAGGGAATGAATCGTCTAATTATGGAATTGGGCCGCAGCGCCCATTCTCTGAATTCAATCTTCCTTCGGGAACCTCATTGCGTAACTCAGAAAATCAAGTCAAAATCCCAGATCGAATGAATGTTCAGACGACAGAGATGGCAATTGATGCGAATAAACTTCAGGGTTGGGATCCCCGGACTATGTTAACCAACCTCACTTTCCTTGAGCAGAAGATCCACCAACTGCAGGATTTGGTACATCTGATTGTTGGCAGAGGAGGTCGAGTGTTGGGTCGCCCAGATGAAATTGCGGCTCAACAGCAGCAGCTTGTAACTGCTGATTTGACTTCCATCATAGTTCAGTTGATCTCAACTGCTGGTAGTCTTCTCCCATCTGCAAAGAATAACATGTTGGCAGCAAATCCTTTCATTGGACAGCTAGGGAATACCAATACCTCTGGTATTCGATGCCCTAGTAGTTTGGGCATGAATGATGATGCTATGCCACAGTCTAATGGTGGAATCAAGGAGTTTGATCATTCTGATCATACTGAATCCATGGGAAATAGCGGTCCTGAACAAAACCATACAGGTCAATCTCACCACTCTGTTTCCCCTATTGAGGAGCATGACTCAAAGGATGATGAAGAGGGTGGGGATGGAGAGAACCTTCCCCCTGGATCCTATGAAGTCCTACAACTAGAGAAGGAGGAAATACTGGCACCGCATACTCACTTCTGTGTGATTTGCGGAAAAGGATTCAAGAGGGATGCAAACCTACGGATGCACATGAGAGGTCATGGAGATGAATACAAGACCCCAGCTGCTCTTGCGAAGCCTAATAAGGAAACGAGTTCAGAGCCCATGCTGATCAGGAGGTACTCCTGCCCCTTTACTGGATGCAAGCGTAATAAGGAGCATAAGAAGTTCCAGCCACTGAAGACCATACTGTGTGTGAAGAACCATTACAAGCGTACCCATTGCGACAAAAGCTACATTTGCAGTAGATGCAACTGCAAGAGGTTCTCTGTTATTGCTGATCTCAAGACTCATGAGAAGCATTGCGGACGGGACAAATGGTTATGTTCCTGTGGCACAACATTCTCAAGAAAGGACAAGTTATTTGGACATGTCGCACTCTTCCAAGGTCATACTCCTGCCGTTCCCTATGATGAAAACAAGGGAACACCTGGATCAGCAGAACAAGGGGAAAGCAATGAAGTAACTACTGAAACTCCTAGGGAAAGGAATACAGGATTCAATATCAGCTCCAGTGCCTCCAGTGGAAATGGTGACCAGAACATTGTAGATGTGAAAAGCAGTGTTGATGACCCCACTGGTTACTTCTCAACAATGAACTTTGATACATGtaactttggtgggtttcacgaGTTCCCTCGACCACCATTTGATGTTCCAGATACTTCTTTCTCATTCCTTCTTTCTGGGTCTTGTAATTATATTCAGAAATCTGGAGGGACATCAGGTTCTGATGCCCTCAACTGA
- the LOC122085585 gene encoding FHA domain-containing protein PS1-like isoform X3 yields the protein MGLMADKKNKQVQEEKKIPVFTVLKNGTILKNIYLLDSPSSISEEPKSIESGENGQKSWEEILVVGRHPDCNIMLEHPSISRSHLRICSQPSLQKLSVMDLSSAHGTWVSGQKIEPQVVVELTEGDTLSLGASTRVYRLHWMPLSQVYNVANPVIYPSDALKHEEEEEETYQDENSSFPHENSMAFANTQILSAPPMPESINSSSPDEEEAVQHKEEVKSAGEKPAREKQSPPRRILDQKDISNVWYEPVAAESVNLSLPVEEILLEIGASQLDKENRSPEVLCSREVLTECENQETPLGRPEVKSSAPNLWSRRGKAASVLQIQTGRSKGKCVGADANVLTEAENQKAGKENSISRDLFPHLNGEEIFTLGEENFSPNTLLVKSMNLCTLSSAKITANSEVAPEEQFSSSDKENQTPMAMALKERKSEVIVSQNQARLETGISKVKREAEGVLFQSLLSNSISKSRPQVSVPNATTKSSYSVNCTQSIQKDSNPSAVMLQNQSHKEAKKWNMVVDTTCLLDKDSRRSLKLLQGLKGTQLIIPRMVIRELDSLKRRKSLFRKTSDVSLALKWIEECMVKTKWWIHVQSSMEEPWPIAQTPPVSPCLSEASNGGRSTSLVPLPFSSFGSLTQIVSLTEEDHILEYALSFKRIRNDGQLILLTDNVTLKIKAMAEGLLCETAKEFRESLVNPYSERFLWAESTPRGPTWSCEDDIVLREKYYKFPIKKSSLMGLKLILFHNSHCGLINPVK from the exons GTCTATTGAATCCGGTGAGAATGGCCAAAAATCTTGGGAAGAGATTTTGGTGGTGGGAAGACACCCGGATTGCAATATCATGTTAGAGCACCCAAGCATTAGCAGATCTCATCTCAGGATCTGCTCCCAACCCTCGTTACAGAAGCTTTCTGTGATGGACTTATCATCTG CACATGGGACATGGGTTTCGGGGCAAAAGATTGAACCCCAAGTTGTGGTGGAACTCACTGAGGGTGATACCCTTAGTTTGGGTGCTTCAACGAGGGTTTACAGATTGCATTGGATGCCTCTGAGTCAAGTGTATAATGTTGCAAATCCAGTTATATATCCATCAGATGCATTGaaacatgaagaagaagaagaagaaacatatCAG GATGAGAATTCTTCATTCCCCCATGAGAATTCAATGGCATTTGCAAATACACAGATCCTTTCTGCACCTCCCATGCCAGAGTCTATAAATTCATCCTCCCCTGATGAAGAGGAAGCAGTGCAACATAAAGAAGAGGTAAAGTCTGCTGGAGAAAAGCCTGCAAGAGAAAAACAGAGTCCACCAAGGAGAATTCTGGACCAGAAGGACATCTCTAACGTCTGGTATGAACCTGTTGCAGCAGAATCTGTGAATTTGTCACTGCCAGTGGAGGAAATTCTGTTAGAGATCGGAGCCTCACAACTTGACAAAGAAAACCGGAGCCCAGAAGTCCTTTGTTCCAGGGAAGTTCTAACTGAATGTGAAAATCAGGAAACCCCTTTGGGAAGACCAGAAGTAAAGAGCAGTGCACCAAATCTTTGGTCGCGAAGAGGCAAAGCCGCCAGTGTTCTTCAAATTCAAACAGGGAGGAGCAAAGGAAAGTGTGTGGGAGCTGATGCTAATGTTCTAACAGAAGCAGAAAATCAGAAAGCTGGAAAAGAGAACTCAATTTCCAGGGATCTTTTCCCTCATTTGAatggagaagaaattttcactttAGGTGAGGAGAATTTCAGCCCAAATACTCTTCTTGTCAAATCCATGAATTTATGCACATTATCATCAGCCAAGATTACTGCCAACTCCGAAGTAGCTCCAGAAGAACAgttttcttcttcagataaGGAGAATCAGACACCTATGGCCATGGCtctcaaagaaagaaaatcagaGGTAATTGTCTCACAAAATCAAGCAAGGTTGGAAACTGGGATATCAAAGGTCAAGAGAGAAGCTGAGGGAGTGCTGTTTCAGTCCTTACTATCAAACTCTATTAGCAAAAGCAGGCCCCAAGTTTCAGTCCCTAATGCTACTACCAAGAGCAGCTATTCTGTCAACTGTACACAATCCATACAGAAAGACAGTAACCCTTCTGCT GTTATGCTGCAGAATCAATCTCATAAAGAGGCCAAGAAGTGGAACATGGTGGTTGACACGACTTGTCTTCTAGACAAGGATTCTAGAAGGTCATTGAAGCTCCTACAAGGCCTCAAGGGAACACAACTCATCATTCCAAGAATGG TAATAAGGGAACTGGATAGTTTGAAACGACGTAAAAGCCTCTTCAGAAAGACATCAGATGTTTCTTTGGCACTGAAATGGATAGAAGAGTGTATGGTGAAAACAAAGTGGTGGATTCATGTTCAGAGTTCAATGGAGGAGCCCTGGCCAATTGCACAAACCCCTCCTGTTTCGCCTTGTTTAAGTGAGGCGAGTAATGGGGGAAGGTCTACAAGTTTAGTGCCATTGCCATTTTCTTCCTTTGGGAGCTTGACACAGATTGTTTCACTGACAGAAGAAGACCATATCCTTGAATATGCTCTGTCATTCAAGAGAATTAGAAATGATGGGCAGCTCATTCTTCTCACAGATAATGTTACTCTGAAGATCAAAGCCATGGCAGAA GGGCTGCTCTGCGAAACTGCCAAGGAATTCCGTGAAAGTCTTGTAAACCCTTACTCAGAGAGGTTCTTGTGGGCAGAAAGCACTCCAAGAGGACCTACTTGGTCTTGTGAGGATGATATAGTTCTTAGGGAAAAGTATTATAAGTTCCCTATCAAGAAGAGTAGTTTGATGGGCTTGAAGCTTATTTTGTTCCATAATTCACACTGTGGACTGATTAATCCAGTCAAATGA
- the LOC122085585 gene encoding FHA domain-containing protein PS1-like isoform X1, with protein MGLMADKKNKQVQEEKKIPVFTVLKNGTILKNIYLLDSPSSISEEPKSIESGENGQKSWEEILVVGRHPDCNIMLEHPSISRSHLRICSQPSLQKLSVMDLSSAHGTWVSGQKIEPQVVVELTEGDTLSLGASTRVYRLHWMPLSQVYNVANPVIYPSDALKHEEEEEETYQDENLTPVVKGMSPAAPPPPETLNSSFTDKNSIRNPFILPSADALQEEDDETYWDENSSFPHENSMAFANTQILSAPPMPESINSSSPDEEEAVQHKEEVKSAGEKPAREKQSPPRRILDQKDISNVWYEPVAAESVNLSLPVEEILLEIGASQLDKENRSPEVLCSREVLTECENQETPLGRPEVKSSAPNLWSRRGKAASVLQIQTGRSKGKCVGADANVLTEAENQKAGKENSISRDLFPHLNGEEIFTLGEENFSPNTLLVKSMNLCTLSSAKITANSEVAPEEQFSSSDKENQTPMAMALKERKSEVIVSQNQARLETGISKVKREAEGVLFQSLLSNSISKSRPQVSVPNATTKSSYSVNCTQSIQKDSNPSAVMLQNQSHKEAKKWNMVVDTTCLLDKDSRRSLKLLQGLKGTQLIIPRMVIRELDSLKRRKSLFRKTSDVSLALKWIEECMVKTKWWIHVQSSMEEPWPIAQTPPVSPCLSEASNGGRSTSLVPLPFSSFGSLTQIVSLTEEDHILEYALSFKRIRNDGQLILLTDNVTLKIKAMAEGLLCETAKEFRESLVNPYSERFLWAESTPRGPTWSCEDDIVLREKYYKFPIKKSSLMGLKLILFHNSHCGLINPVK; from the exons GTCTATTGAATCCGGTGAGAATGGCCAAAAATCTTGGGAAGAGATTTTGGTGGTGGGAAGACACCCGGATTGCAATATCATGTTAGAGCACCCAAGCATTAGCAGATCTCATCTCAGGATCTGCTCCCAACCCTCGTTACAGAAGCTTTCTGTGATGGACTTATCATCTG CACATGGGACATGGGTTTCGGGGCAAAAGATTGAACCCCAAGTTGTGGTGGAACTCACTGAGGGTGATACCCTTAGTTTGGGTGCTTCAACGAGGGTTTACAGATTGCATTGGATGCCTCTGAGTCAAGTGTATAATGTTGCAAATCCAGTTATATATCCATCAGATGCATTGaaacatgaagaagaagaagaagaaacatatCAG GATGAGAACTTAACGCCAGTTGTAAAGGGGATGTCCCCAGCAGCACCTCCACCTCCAGaaaccttgaattcttcatTCACTGATAAAAATTCAATCAGAAACCCGTTCATTCTTCCTTCAGCAGATGCAttacaagaagaagatgatgaaactTATTGG GATGAGAATTCTTCATTCCCCCATGAGAATTCAATGGCATTTGCAAATACACAGATCCTTTCTGCACCTCCCATGCCAGAGTCTATAAATTCATCCTCCCCTGATGAAGAGGAAGCAGTGCAACATAAAGAAGAGGTAAAGTCTGCTGGAGAAAAGCCTGCAAGAGAAAAACAGAGTCCACCAAGGAGAATTCTGGACCAGAAGGACATCTCTAACGTCTGGTATGAACCTGTTGCAGCAGAATCTGTGAATTTGTCACTGCCAGTGGAGGAAATTCTGTTAGAGATCGGAGCCTCACAACTTGACAAAGAAAACCGGAGCCCAGAAGTCCTTTGTTCCAGGGAAGTTCTAACTGAATGTGAAAATCAGGAAACCCCTTTGGGAAGACCAGAAGTAAAGAGCAGTGCACCAAATCTTTGGTCGCGAAGAGGCAAAGCCGCCAGTGTTCTTCAAATTCAAACAGGGAGGAGCAAAGGAAAGTGTGTGGGAGCTGATGCTAATGTTCTAACAGAAGCAGAAAATCAGAAAGCTGGAAAAGAGAACTCAATTTCCAGGGATCTTTTCCCTCATTTGAatggagaagaaattttcactttAGGTGAGGAGAATTTCAGCCCAAATACTCTTCTTGTCAAATCCATGAATTTATGCACATTATCATCAGCCAAGATTACTGCCAACTCCGAAGTAGCTCCAGAAGAACAgttttcttcttcagataaGGAGAATCAGACACCTATGGCCATGGCtctcaaagaaagaaaatcagaGGTAATTGTCTCACAAAATCAAGCAAGGTTGGAAACTGGGATATCAAAGGTCAAGAGAGAAGCTGAGGGAGTGCTGTTTCAGTCCTTACTATCAAACTCTATTAGCAAAAGCAGGCCCCAAGTTTCAGTCCCTAATGCTACTACCAAGAGCAGCTATTCTGTCAACTGTACACAATCCATACAGAAAGACAGTAACCCTTCTGCT GTTATGCTGCAGAATCAATCTCATAAAGAGGCCAAGAAGTGGAACATGGTGGTTGACACGACTTGTCTTCTAGACAAGGATTCTAGAAGGTCATTGAAGCTCCTACAAGGCCTCAAGGGAACACAACTCATCATTCCAAGAATGG TAATAAGGGAACTGGATAGTTTGAAACGACGTAAAAGCCTCTTCAGAAAGACATCAGATGTTTCTTTGGCACTGAAATGGATAGAAGAGTGTATGGTGAAAACAAAGTGGTGGATTCATGTTCAGAGTTCAATGGAGGAGCCCTGGCCAATTGCACAAACCCCTCCTGTTTCGCCTTGTTTAAGTGAGGCGAGTAATGGGGGAAGGTCTACAAGTTTAGTGCCATTGCCATTTTCTTCCTTTGGGAGCTTGACACAGATTGTTTCACTGACAGAAGAAGACCATATCCTTGAATATGCTCTGTCATTCAAGAGAATTAGAAATGATGGGCAGCTCATTCTTCTCACAGATAATGTTACTCTGAAGATCAAAGCCATGGCAGAA GGGCTGCTCTGCGAAACTGCCAAGGAATTCCGTGAAAGTCTTGTAAACCCTTACTCAGAGAGGTTCTTGTGGGCAGAAAGCACTCCAAGAGGACCTACTTGGTCTTGTGAGGATGATATAGTTCTTAGGGAAAAGTATTATAAGTTCCCTATCAAGAAGAGTAGTTTGATGGGCTTGAAGCTTATTTTGTTCCATAATTCACACTGTGGACTGATTAATCCAGTCAAATGA
- the LOC122085585 gene encoding FHA domain-containing protein PS1-like isoform X2 has translation MGLMADKKNKQVQEEKKIPVFTVLKNGTILKNIYLLDSPSSISEEPKSIESGENGQKSWEEILVVGRHPDCNIMLEHPSISRSHLRICSQPSLQKLSVMDLSSAHGTWVSGQKIEPQVVVELTEGDTLSLGASTRVYRLHWMPLSQVYNVANPVIYPSDALKHEEEEEETYQDENLTPVVKGMSPAAPPPPETLNSSFTDKNSIRNPFILPSADALQEEDDETYWDENSSFPHENSMAFANTQILSAPPMPESINSSSPDEEEAVQHKEEVKSAGEKPAREKQSPPRRILDQKDISNVWYEPVAAESVNLSLPVEEILLEIGASQLDKENRSPEVLCSREVLTECENQETPLGRPEVKSSAPNLWSRRGKAASVLQIQTGRSKGKCVGADANVLTEAENQKAGKENSISRDLFPHLNGEEIFTLGEENFSPNTLLVKSMNLCTLSSAKITANSEVAPEEQFSSSDKENQTPMAMALKERKSEVIVSQNQARLETGISKVKREAEGVLFQSLLSNSISKSRPQVSVPNATTKSSYSVNCTQSIQKDSNPSANQSHKEAKKWNMVVDTTCLLDKDSRRSLKLLQGLKGTQLIIPRMVIRELDSLKRRKSLFRKTSDVSLALKWIEECMVKTKWWIHVQSSMEEPWPIAQTPPVSPCLSEASNGGRSTSLVPLPFSSFGSLTQIVSLTEEDHILEYALSFKRIRNDGQLILLTDNVTLKIKAMAEGLLCETAKEFRESLVNPYSERFLWAESTPRGPTWSCEDDIVLREKYYKFPIKKSSLMGLKLILFHNSHCGLINPVK, from the exons GTCTATTGAATCCGGTGAGAATGGCCAAAAATCTTGGGAAGAGATTTTGGTGGTGGGAAGACACCCGGATTGCAATATCATGTTAGAGCACCCAAGCATTAGCAGATCTCATCTCAGGATCTGCTCCCAACCCTCGTTACAGAAGCTTTCTGTGATGGACTTATCATCTG CACATGGGACATGGGTTTCGGGGCAAAAGATTGAACCCCAAGTTGTGGTGGAACTCACTGAGGGTGATACCCTTAGTTTGGGTGCTTCAACGAGGGTTTACAGATTGCATTGGATGCCTCTGAGTCAAGTGTATAATGTTGCAAATCCAGTTATATATCCATCAGATGCATTGaaacatgaagaagaagaagaagaaacatatCAG GATGAGAACTTAACGCCAGTTGTAAAGGGGATGTCCCCAGCAGCACCTCCACCTCCAGaaaccttgaattcttcatTCACTGATAAAAATTCAATCAGAAACCCGTTCATTCTTCCTTCAGCAGATGCAttacaagaagaagatgatgaaactTATTGG GATGAGAATTCTTCATTCCCCCATGAGAATTCAATGGCATTTGCAAATACACAGATCCTTTCTGCACCTCCCATGCCAGAGTCTATAAATTCATCCTCCCCTGATGAAGAGGAAGCAGTGCAACATAAAGAAGAGGTAAAGTCTGCTGGAGAAAAGCCTGCAAGAGAAAAACAGAGTCCACCAAGGAGAATTCTGGACCAGAAGGACATCTCTAACGTCTGGTATGAACCTGTTGCAGCAGAATCTGTGAATTTGTCACTGCCAGTGGAGGAAATTCTGTTAGAGATCGGAGCCTCACAACTTGACAAAGAAAACCGGAGCCCAGAAGTCCTTTGTTCCAGGGAAGTTCTAACTGAATGTGAAAATCAGGAAACCCCTTTGGGAAGACCAGAAGTAAAGAGCAGTGCACCAAATCTTTGGTCGCGAAGAGGCAAAGCCGCCAGTGTTCTTCAAATTCAAACAGGGAGGAGCAAAGGAAAGTGTGTGGGAGCTGATGCTAATGTTCTAACAGAAGCAGAAAATCAGAAAGCTGGAAAAGAGAACTCAATTTCCAGGGATCTTTTCCCTCATTTGAatggagaagaaattttcactttAGGTGAGGAGAATTTCAGCCCAAATACTCTTCTTGTCAAATCCATGAATTTATGCACATTATCATCAGCCAAGATTACTGCCAACTCCGAAGTAGCTCCAGAAGAACAgttttcttcttcagataaGGAGAATCAGACACCTATGGCCATGGCtctcaaagaaagaaaatcagaGGTAATTGTCTCACAAAATCAAGCAAGGTTGGAAACTGGGATATCAAAGGTCAAGAGAGAAGCTGAGGGAGTGCTGTTTCAGTCCTTACTATCAAACTCTATTAGCAAAAGCAGGCCCCAAGTTTCAGTCCCTAATGCTACTACCAAGAGCAGCTATTCTGTCAACTGTACACAATCCATACAGAAAGACAGTAACCCTTCTGCT AATCAATCTCATAAAGAGGCCAAGAAGTGGAACATGGTGGTTGACACGACTTGTCTTCTAGACAAGGATTCTAGAAGGTCATTGAAGCTCCTACAAGGCCTCAAGGGAACACAACTCATCATTCCAAGAATGG TAATAAGGGAACTGGATAGTTTGAAACGACGTAAAAGCCTCTTCAGAAAGACATCAGATGTTTCTTTGGCACTGAAATGGATAGAAGAGTGTATGGTGAAAACAAAGTGGTGGATTCATGTTCAGAGTTCAATGGAGGAGCCCTGGCCAATTGCACAAACCCCTCCTGTTTCGCCTTGTTTAAGTGAGGCGAGTAATGGGGGAAGGTCTACAAGTTTAGTGCCATTGCCATTTTCTTCCTTTGGGAGCTTGACACAGATTGTTTCACTGACAGAAGAAGACCATATCCTTGAATATGCTCTGTCATTCAAGAGAATTAGAAATGATGGGCAGCTCATTCTTCTCACAGATAATGTTACTCTGAAGATCAAAGCCATGGCAGAA GGGCTGCTCTGCGAAACTGCCAAGGAATTCCGTGAAAGTCTTGTAAACCCTTACTCAGAGAGGTTCTTGTGGGCAGAAAGCACTCCAAGAGGACCTACTTGGTCTTGTGAGGATGATATAGTTCTTAGGGAAAAGTATTATAAGTTCCCTATCAAGAAGAGTAGTTTGATGGGCTTGAAGCTTATTTTGTTCCATAATTCACACTGTGGACTGATTAATCCAGTCAAATGA